The DNA window CGCCAGCTTATCGCCCAGGACCCGCGCCGCCAGTTCCTGGGCGCTGGCTTCATCGGGTGCGGTACAGAGTATGACGACAGCTTCGCAATCAGACATCTTCAGCCCTCTCATCGGTTCGAATGGGCACTATACCCTGAAGGCGGATTGGCTAGAAGGCGAGTTTATCGTCAGGAGGAAAACCGGGGCCGCAGCCCCGGTCGAAGCGTTACAGCATGATGCTGCCGAGCAGGAAGCCGAATACCACCGCGAAGATCACGCCCATGGTGCCGGGAATGAAGAACGGATGGTTGAACACGAAGCGGCCGATGCGCGTGGTGCCGGTATCGTCCATCTGCACCGCGGCGACCAGCGTCGGGTAGGTTGGCAGGATGAACAGGCCGGAGACGGCGGCGAAGGAGGCGACGGCGGTCAGCGGCGATACGTTCAGCGCCAGCGCCATCGGCATCAGCGCCTTGGCGGTGGCGGCCTGCGAGTACAGCAGCGCCGAGCAGAAGAAGAAGATCACTGCCAGCAGCCACGGGTGTGCCTGAATGACGCTGCCGGCCGTTTCTTTGATCCAGTCGATGTTGGCCTGCACGAAGGTATCGCCCAGCCAGGCGACGCCGAGGATACAGATACAGGCGCTCATGCCGGCCTTGAAGGTGCTGGAGTTCAGCACCATGTCGGTGTCGACGCGGCACAGCAGAGTGGTCAGCGTGGCGACGCTCAGCATGATGATCAGGATGGCGTTGGTGGTGTTCATCAGCGGCTTGGCCACCAGGCCCAAGCCTGGGCTGTTGATGATGGCGTAGGCGACCACGCACAGCACGCCCAGCAGGAACAGCAGCACCGAGGCTTTGGCGCGCGGTTTGATCGCCAGCGCGTTGTTGCCGCGCAGGGTGATCAGGCCTTCTTCCAGGCGTTTCAGGTACACCGGATCGTTAGACAGCTTGGAGTCGAACAGCCAGGTCACCAGCAGCGACATCACCAGCACGGCGCAGAAGGTGGACGGGATCACCACCATCAGCAGGTGCAGGTAGCTGACGCCGTGGCCTTCCATCACCGAAGACATGTACACCACCGCGGCGGAGATCGGCGAGGCGGTGATGGCGATCTGGGCGGACACCACGGCGGTCGACAGCGGGCGGCAAGGCTTGATGCCCTGTTCTTTCGCCACTTCGGCGATCACCGGCAGCGCCGAGAGCGAGATGTTGCCGGTGCCGGCGAAGATGGTCAGGAAGTAGGTGACGATAGGGGCGAGAATGGTGATGTGCTTGGGGTTCTTGCGCAGCAGCTTTTCGGTCTGCTGCACCAGGTAATCCATCCCCCCGGCGACCTGCATCGCGGAGATCGCCGCGATCACCGCCATGATGATGGAAATCACGTCGAAGGGAATGCTGCCCGGCTTGACGCCGATCAGCGCCAGGACCAGAACGCCCAATCCCCCCGCGAACCCGATACCGATACCGCCCAACCTGGCCCCTAAAAAGATGGCCAGCAGAACGATAACCAATTCCAAGGCTAGCATAGTGTTTACTCCTTAAAATGAGATTTCCCGTCATCCTTGAAACTGCATCGGTGTTGGCTGCGAGCGCTCACCCCAGTCACTTACTTGAGTAAGCTCCCGGGGCTTGCGCGCTTGCCGCCTTGATGCAGTCCCAATGATTTAGGGTGTAAATTGAAAATAAAACGTTAAAATTTTGTGGGCGCCGGAAAGTAAAAAGGCACGCTATCCAGAGGATTTAGCGTGCCTTTCAGGGCTACCGGGTAGGTCTGTTATTGTTCATTTTCATCCGTATAGCGTTTGGCTTTATAGGCCGGGTGCATCAGGTTCTCCACGGAGAAGATGTCATCCAGCTCGGCTTCGGTCAGCAGGCCGCGTTCCAGCACCACCTCACGCACGCTCTTGCCGGTTTCGGCGCAGATCTTCCCGACGATGTCACCGTTATGGTGGCCGATGAACGGGTTCAGATAGGTGACGATACCGATCGAGTTGAAGACGTAGTGTTCGCAGACTTCTTTATTCGCGGTGATGCCGTTAATGCATTTTTCCAGCAGGTTGTAGCAGGCGTTGGTCAGGATGTGGATCGACTCGAACATCGCCTGGCCGATCACCGGCTCCATCACGTTCAGCTGCAGCTGGCCCGCTTCGGCCGCCATGGTAACGCAAGTGTCGTTGCCAATCACCTTGAAACACACCTGATTGACCACTTCCGGCACTACCGGGTTCACTTTGGCTGGCATGATGGACGAGCCTGCCTGCAGCTCAGGCAGGTTGATTTCGTTCAGGCCGGCGCGCGGGCCGGAGGAGAGCAGCCGCAGGTCGTTACAGATTTTGGACAGTTTCACCGCCAGGCGTTTGAGCGCGCTGTGCACCATCACGTAGGCGCCGCAGTCGGAGGTGGCCTCGATCAGGTCTTCCGCCGGCACCACCGGCAGGCCGCTGACTTCCGCCAGTTTTTGCACCGCCAGCGGCTGGTAGCCTTCCGGGGTGTTGAGCGCGGTGCCGATGGCGGTGGCACCCAGGTTCACTTCCAGCAGCAGCTCCGCGGTGCGGTGCAGGTTGCGGGTCTCTTCGTTCAGCAGCACGCTGAAGGCGTGGAACTCCTGGCCGAGGGTCATCGGCACTGCGTCTTGCAGCTGGGTGCGGCCCATTTTCAGGATGGTTTCGAACTCTTTCGCCTTGCGGTCGAAGCCTTCGCGCAGCTGGTTGATGGCGTCGATCAGTTTCTGGTTGGAGGCGTACACCGCGATGCGGAACCCGGTCGGGTAGGCGTCGTTGGTGGACTGGCATTTATTGAGGTGATCGTTCGGGTTCAGATACTGGTATTCGCCTTTTTGGTGGCCCATCAGCTCCAGGCCGATGTTCGCCAGCACTTCGTTGGTGTTCATGTTCAGCGAGGTGCCTGCGCCGCCCTGGAACACGTCCACCGGGAACTGATCCATGCATTTGCCTTTATCCAGCACCTCGTCGCAGGCCTGGATGATCACGTCGGCGATTTTGCGCGGGATGGTTTTGAGTTCTTTGTTGGCCATCGCCGCGGCCTTTTTCACCATCACCATGCCGCGAACGAACTCGGGGACATCGCTGATTTTGCTGTTGCTGATGTAGAAGTTTTCAATCGCACGCAGAGTGTGAACTCCGTAGTAAGCGTCTGCGGGGACTTCACGTGTTCCTAACAGGTCTTCTTCGATACGAATGTTGTTTGACATGAGAACCTTCTCTATGTGTTGCTGCCGAATTAATAATTTGTCAGGTCAAGGCTAGTAAGGGCACAGCCTAAATTAATATTGCCGAAGGCTTGGGGCGTGAAACGATTAACCAAATCGCCCGTTGCTGCCCAGATCATATGCTGGTTGGTAAGAAATGACTGAATCCAGATCACCTTATGGTGTTTAAGGATATGCCCTTTTCCGGTTCTGTGACTTCTTTCACGTTTGTGAACTTTAGCAATAAAAACCGGCTCTCGGTTGAAATGGTGGGGTGATGCCCTCATTGTAATGGTGTCGGCCGTTTACGGCCTCTTTTTTCGCGCCGTCGCCCCGTGGCGGCCGCGCTTTACCTACCGATAGGAGAACCAGGTGCGCTGGTTACCGCTACTGCTGATATTTCTGCTGGCTTACATAGAAATATCCATCTTTATCAAAGTCGCCGCCGTGCTCGGCGTGGCTGTCACCCTGCTGCTGGTGGTGTTCAGCTCCTGCGTCGGCATTTCGCTGGTGCGCAATCAGGGCATGAAAACCTTCGTGCAGATGCAGCAAAAACTGGCGGCCGGCGAAAGCCCGGCGGCGGAAATGGTGAAAAGCGTTTCGCTGGTGCTGGCGGGCTTCCTGCTGCTGATCCCGGGCTTCTTCACCGACTTCCTCGGCCTGTTGCTGCTGCTGCCGCCGGTGCAAAAATCGTTGACGCTGAAGCTGATGCCGCATCTGTCGGTTTATCGCCCCGGCGGTTGGACGGGGGGCGACGCCGCCAATGGCAACACCTTCGACGGCGAATTCCA is part of the Serratia marcescens genome and encodes:
- a CDS encoding anaerobic C4-dicarboxylate transporter gives rise to the protein MLALELVIVLLAIFLGARLGGIGIGFAGGLGVLVLALIGVKPGSIPFDVISIIMAVIAAISAMQVAGGMDYLVQQTEKLLRKNPKHITILAPIVTYFLTIFAGTGNISLSALPVIAEVAKEQGIKPCRPLSTAVVSAQIAITASPISAAVVYMSSVMEGHGVSYLHLLMVVIPSTFCAVLVMSLLVTWLFDSKLSNDPVYLKRLEEGLITLRGNNALAIKPRAKASVLLFLLGVLCVVAYAIINSPGLGLVAKPLMNTTNAILIIMLSVATLTTLLCRVDTDMVLNSSTFKAGMSACICILGVAWLGDTFVQANIDWIKETAGSVIQAHPWLLAVIFFFCSALLYSQAATAKALMPMALALNVSPLTAVASFAAVSGLFILPTYPTLVAAVQMDDTGTTRIGRFVFNHPFFIPGTMGVIFAVVFGFLLGSIML
- the aspA gene encoding aspartate ammonia-lyase, which encodes MSNNIRIEEDLLGTREVPADAYYGVHTLRAIENFYISNSKISDVPEFVRGMVMVKKAAAMANKELKTIPRKIADVIIQACDEVLDKGKCMDQFPVDVFQGGAGTSLNMNTNEVLANIGLELMGHQKGEYQYLNPNDHLNKCQSTNDAYPTGFRIAVYASNQKLIDAINQLREGFDRKAKEFETILKMGRTQLQDAVPMTLGQEFHAFSVLLNEETRNLHRTAELLLEVNLGATAIGTALNTPEGYQPLAVQKLAEVSGLPVVPAEDLIEATSDCGAYVMVHSALKRLAVKLSKICNDLRLLSSGPRAGLNEINLPELQAGSSIMPAKVNPVVPEVVNQVCFKVIGNDTCVTMAAEAGQLQLNVMEPVIGQAMFESIHILTNACYNLLEKCINGITANKEVCEHYVFNSIGIVTYLNPFIGHHNGDIVGKICAETGKSVREVVLERGLLTEAELDDIFSVENLMHPAYKAKRYTDENEQ
- a CDS encoding FxsA family protein, which produces MRWLPLLLIFLLAYIEISIFIKVAAVLGVAVTLLLVVFSSCVGISLVRNQGMKTFVQMQQKLAAGESPAAEMVKSVSLVLAGFLLLIPGFFTDFLGLLLLLPPVQKSLTLKLMPHLSVYRPGGWTGGDAANGNTFDGEFQRKEDERPVLEHRPDEERKPHDR